In a single window of the Micrococcaceae bacterium Sec5.7 genome:
- a CDS encoding M56 family metallopeptidase: MFWTSYFLAVLSIVLAWPVPILLSRALWPARSPFTAMLLWQAIALAGGLSMIGAMLVYGLEPIGDNLIAGLRALTGMVFSNAPTTALGFWHLFALSAAALLTAHLVFTLLLTYYRIERQRRRHRELLELLASPSGDGTGTMVISHDSPVAYCLPGGARSVTVLSDGLMAALEPAELRAVLIHENAHLNQRHHLLLWAFAAWRQALPWFPTTRLAQESVNSLIEMLADDVALKTESKATLIKAIAIVASGSAVTPGGRPETGAAGFSGTGFQFPDGAGGSVSARTTASRVSRLLSPQPPLPAPLRGAVLAGCVLLLAIPTGLLIVPGLLG; encoded by the coding sequence ATGTTCTGGACCTCATATTTCCTGGCGGTCCTGTCGATAGTACTGGCATGGCCGGTGCCTATCCTGCTCTCCCGTGCCCTCTGGCCTGCCCGCTCCCCCTTTACCGCCATGCTCCTGTGGCAGGCCATCGCCCTTGCCGGCGGGCTCTCCATGATCGGCGCCATGCTGGTATATGGACTGGAACCCATCGGGGACAACCTGATCGCGGGACTCCGCGCCCTCACCGGAATGGTCTTCAGCAACGCGCCCACCACGGCCCTGGGCTTCTGGCACCTCTTTGCACTCTCGGCTGCGGCGCTGCTGACAGCGCACCTCGTGTTTACACTGCTGCTGACTTACTACAGGATCGAACGCCAGCGACGGCGGCACCGCGAACTCCTGGAGCTGCTGGCGTCGCCGTCCGGCGATGGCACCGGCACCATGGTCATCAGCCACGATTCCCCGGTGGCCTATTGTCTTCCCGGCGGCGCGCGGTCAGTAACCGTTCTGTCTGACGGACTGATGGCAGCTCTTGAGCCCGCGGAGCTGCGTGCGGTACTCATCCATGAAAATGCCCATCTGAACCAGCGTCACCATCTGCTGCTCTGGGCGTTTGCCGCCTGGCGCCAGGCACTCCCCTGGTTTCCCACCACCCGGCTCGCGCAGGAATCCGTGAACTCCCTCATCGAGATGCTGGCTGACGATGTTGCCCTCAAAACGGAAAGCAAAGCCACGCTCATCAAGGCCATCGCCATTGTGGCCAGCGGTTCCGCCGTGACGCCCGGCGGGCGTCCGGAAACGGGAGCCGCCGGGTTCTCCGGGACGGGATTTCAGTTCCCTGACGGCGCCGGAGGCTCCGTGTCAGCACGCACGACGGCGTCACGCGTCAGCCGCCTGCTCTCACCACAGCCTCCGCTTCCGGCCCCGCTGCGGGGCGCCGTGCTGGCGGGATGCGTTCTGCTGCTGGCTATACCCACAGGGCTGCTGATAGTCCCCGGCCTGCTCGGCTGA
- a CDS encoding BlaI/MecI/CopY family transcriptional regulator produces MASLGELERAVMDLLWAGQEAATANTLRDLLAKSTEAQGGSAGHEGKDLAVTTVLTVLSRLEKKGLVERERGTRPHRYQAVSSREDHTAELMHEVLGSAPDREAVLARFIGSVTEGEAETLRKLLGHS; encoded by the coding sequence ATGGCAAGTCTTGGCGAATTGGAACGGGCAGTGATGGATCTGCTCTGGGCGGGCCAGGAAGCAGCAACGGCGAACACCCTGCGTGATCTGCTGGCCAAAAGCACCGAGGCACAGGGCGGCTCCGCCGGCCACGAGGGCAAGGACCTTGCCGTCACCACTGTCCTGACGGTGCTGTCACGGCTCGAAAAGAAGGGCCTGGTTGAGCGCGAGCGGGGCACCCGGCCGCACCGGTACCAGGCCGTGTCCAGCCGCGAAGACCACACCGCCGAACTGATGCACGAGGTCCTTGGCTCGGCGCCGGACCGTGAGGCCGTGCTGGCCCGGTTCATCGGCTCCGTCACCGAAGGCGAAGCCGAAACGCTGCGCAAGCTACTCGGCCACAGCTAG
- a CDS encoding cytochrome ubiquinol oxidase subunit I, producing MDALEIARWQFGITTVYHFMMVPLTIGLGLVVAVIQTVWYRTGKPEYLRMTKFWGKLFLINFIMGVATGLVQEFQFGMAWSEYSRFVGDVFGAPLALEALLAFFVESTFLGLWIFGWKQLKRGVHLACLWIAVIGSAFSAYFIIVANSWMQHPVGVEMIEGRPVMTDAWAVFTNNTALVAVPHTLFGALAVAGGFLVGIAWYHLWRRRHDGIDAVGADGRVIPSEANIAGRDRTDHKVWIRSLRIGAVVAMISFAGTALTGDLQGKLMFEQQPMKMAAAEAACHDGTGFSVLSVGNLGSKNCDDIVALIEVPGILSFLAKGDFTTEVKGVNSLLDDYKANYGTHLPDNPIYGDRAGQEIQYVPVMEVTYWGFRAMIGFGGLAALAALVTLWLTRKGTVPASRGLMRLAVFGILAPFGANAAGWIFTEMGRQPFVVAPNPDLNGIDQVFMFTAAAVSPGVSAGELLTSLIVLASVYGVLLVVEVKLLVKYIRGGVVSAMPELAAHAETDRDEDDSPDAGTPGSGRPGTDDVLAFAY from the coding sequence TTGGACGCCTTGGAAATCGCACGCTGGCAATTCGGCATCACCACCGTTTATCACTTCATGATGGTGCCGCTGACGATCGGGCTGGGCCTTGTGGTGGCGGTCATCCAGACGGTCTGGTACCGCACGGGCAAGCCCGAATACCTGCGGATGACCAAGTTCTGGGGAAAACTCTTCCTGATCAACTTCATCATGGGCGTTGCCACCGGTCTTGTGCAGGAATTCCAGTTCGGTATGGCATGGAGCGAATACAGCCGGTTTGTGGGTGATGTCTTCGGGGCACCTCTGGCCCTGGAAGCGCTTCTGGCTTTCTTTGTGGAATCCACGTTCCTTGGGCTGTGGATCTTCGGGTGGAAACAGCTCAAGCGCGGCGTACACCTGGCCTGCCTCTGGATCGCCGTGATCGGCTCGGCATTCTCCGCCTACTTCATCATCGTGGCCAACAGCTGGATGCAGCATCCCGTGGGTGTGGAGATGATCGAGGGCCGGCCGGTCATGACGGACGCCTGGGCTGTCTTCACCAACAACACCGCCCTGGTTGCCGTGCCGCACACCCTTTTCGGCGCGCTTGCCGTGGCCGGCGGGTTTCTTGTGGGCATCGCCTGGTACCACCTGTGGCGCCGCCGCCATGACGGCATCGACGCCGTGGGCGCAGACGGCCGGGTCATTCCAAGTGAGGCCAACATCGCCGGACGCGACCGTACCGACCACAAAGTCTGGATCCGCTCGCTCCGGATCGGCGCCGTCGTGGCCATGATCTCCTTCGCCGGTACCGCCCTCACCGGCGATCTGCAGGGCAAGCTGATGTTCGAACAGCAGCCCATGAAGATGGCGGCCGCGGAAGCTGCCTGCCACGACGGGACAGGCTTCTCCGTGCTCAGCGTGGGAAACCTCGGGTCCAAGAACTGTGACGACATTGTGGCCCTGATCGAGGTGCCGGGCATCCTTTCCTTCCTTGCCAAGGGCGATTTCACCACCGAGGTCAAGGGCGTGAACAGCCTGCTGGATGACTACAAGGCCAACTACGGCACACACTTGCCGGACAACCCGATTTACGGGGACCGGGCGGGCCAGGAAATCCAGTACGTTCCCGTGATGGAAGTGACCTACTGGGGTTTCCGCGCGATGATCGGCTTCGGCGGCCTGGCAGCGTTGGCAGCACTGGTCACGTTGTGGCTCACGCGGAAGGGGACTGTTCCGGCCTCCAGGGGACTTATGCGCCTGGCCGTGTTCGGCATCCTGGCCCCGTTCGGTGCCAACGCAGCAGGCTGGATTTTCACCGAAATGGGCCGGCAGCCGTTTGTGGTCGCGCCCAACCCGGATCTGAACGGCATTGACCAGGTCTTCATGTTCACCGCGGCGGCCGTCTCCCCGGGCGTATCTGCCGGCGAACTGTTGACGTCGCTCATTGTGCTGGCCTCCGTTTACGGCGTGCTGCTGGTGGTTGAGGTGAAGCTGCTGGTCAAATACATCCGCGGCGGGGTGGTGTCCGCCATGCCGGAGCTTGCCGCCCACGCAGAAACGGATCGCGACGAGGACGACTCACCCGATGCGGGAACGCCCGGTTCCGGCAGACCCGGCACCGACGACGTCCTGGCATTCGCCTACTAA
- a CDS encoding GNAT family N-acetyltransferase, translating into MSPGISEAVRQAHNDAFRHHWGSEPRDEESWGFTVNDPQARPDLSGVVLDRDTGLVAGYQPASHDAESAGTRGFLEGNTELMGVRRDYRGRGIARALLADAIHRFTAAGMDKEL; encoded by the coding sequence GTGAGCCCCGGCATCAGTGAGGCTGTGCGTCAGGCGCACAACGATGCCTTCCGCCACCATTGGGGAAGTGAGCCCCGGGACGAGGAATCGTGGGGCTTTACCGTTAACGATCCGCAGGCGCGGCCGGACCTGAGCGGCGTAGTGCTGGACCGCGACACGGGACTGGTGGCGGGTTATCAGCCGGCCAGCCACGATGCGGAAAGCGCCGGGACACGAGGCTTCCTCGAGGGTAACACCGAGCTGATGGGCGTCCGGCGTGACTACCGCGGACGCGGCATCGCCCGCGCCCTCCTGGCAGATGCCATCCACCGCTTTACGGCGGCCGGCATGGACAAGGAACTGTAG
- the cydB gene encoding cytochrome d ubiquinol oxidase subunit II, with translation MELLPTIWFIVIAVLWTGYLFLEGFDLGVGMLMKILARNDTERRVLLNTVGPVWDGNEVWLITAGAATFAAFPLWYASLFSALYFPLLVVLVALIFRAVAFEYRGKVDTVQWRTVWDWAIAAGSFLAAFGIGAALALTTTGLPLNSNGDRVGGSMAWFSGYAVLGGLAVVGFALLHALAFLALKTDGDVRHRARRWFVRLLPVLLLPIAGWAVSMQLLSGEAWTFAAVAVAVLAAVAAWLLARRGFEGRAFLALGVFLVCGSASIFGAAFPVVLPSTISPEFDLTIANASSSDYTLGLMSIMAAFGLPLVIAYQAWTYWVFRRRVSAAHIPDAHTFLPAIAAKAFASKD, from the coding sequence ATGGAACTGCTACCGACCATCTGGTTCATAGTCATCGCGGTGCTGTGGACGGGCTATCTCTTCCTGGAGGGCTTCGACCTGGGCGTGGGGATGCTGATGAAGATTTTAGCCCGGAATGATACCGAGCGGCGCGTTCTTCTTAATACAGTCGGGCCAGTCTGGGACGGGAACGAGGTGTGGCTCATCACCGCGGGCGCTGCCACGTTTGCCGCCTTTCCTCTCTGGTATGCCTCATTGTTCTCGGCACTCTACTTTCCGCTGCTGGTCGTGCTGGTGGCGCTGATATTCCGGGCCGTGGCCTTCGAATACCGCGGCAAGGTGGACACCGTCCAGTGGCGTACGGTCTGGGACTGGGCCATAGCTGCCGGTTCCTTCCTGGCTGCGTTCGGGATCGGCGCGGCACTGGCCCTCACTACCACCGGATTGCCGCTGAACTCCAACGGCGACCGGGTGGGCGGTTCCATGGCCTGGTTCAGCGGATATGCAGTACTGGGGGGCCTGGCCGTGGTCGGATTTGCGCTGCTGCATGCCCTGGCGTTCCTGGCGCTGAAGACCGACGGCGATGTCCGGCACCGTGCCCGCCGCTGGTTCGTCCGGCTGCTGCCCGTACTCCTGCTGCCGATAGCCGGCTGGGCCGTGAGCATGCAGCTGCTGAGCGGTGAAGCCTGGACCTTTGCTGCGGTTGCAGTGGCCGTGCTCGCCGCCGTTGCAGCTTGGCTGTTGGCCCGTCGCGGCTTTGAGGGCAGAGCCTTCCTTGCACTCGGAGTATTCCTGGTGTGCGGCAGCGCCTCGATCTTCGGTGCGGCCTTCCCGGTGGTGCTGCCCTCCACCATCAGCCCGGAGTTCGACCTGACAATCGCCAACGCGTCCTCCTCGGATTACACGCTGGGACTTATGAGCATCATGGCGGCCTTCGGATTGCCGCTGGTGATTGCCTACCAGGCCTGGACGTACTGGGTGTTCCGCCGCCGCGTCAGCGCAGCGCACATTCCCGACGCCCATACCTTCCTCCCGGCGATCGCCGCCAAGGCCTTCGCCAGCAAGGACTGA
- the cydD gene encoding thiol reductant ABC exporter subunit CydD encodes MRPQFPAGPATRQALYWLGFLAALKALSLVLMAQAVASVFAGLMGSDPGWGSELGWGFAGVVLRSLTVWAQGVAARRAALGIKEELRSQLLERALRNGTRSAGPSDGGLAVLATRGLDALDSYYTQYLPALVNCAAIPLLLGARILFADWISAVVIVLTVPLVPLFMVLIGRYTEDRVRDAQTTLSRLSGHMLELAKGLPVLVGLGRASAQRKALEDISEEYRSKTIGTLRTAFLSALALELIATISVAVVAVFIGVRLIHGDMALEAGLMALILAPDCYLPLRELGTAHHASDDGRAALAEATDVIDAPEPVPLATNAVDPDAVDPDGGSGLNGVRVSALTVAYSGRSAAAVGPLSFTAPQGLITALDGASGTGKSTVLGILAGTIGHGGGTAIRGEISGFSRAGVAWVPQHPVMVAQTVMEEVKLYLAPDSPDRGHAEVAAMRCLTKAAAGHLAGKHPAELSPGELRRVALARGLARIEAGATVLLLDEPTAHLDRQSANLVRTAIRGLRGRVTVILVAHDRETRELADLMVRVSGRTGPAVGARGFGQADQNTAGYDFADAEGAHAFFAGSGAGSAARSASFAAGVPPTASASTTGLLARLLAPVGGRFAAAGLVGALAALFAVALTGLSGWLIIRASEQPPILYLLTAIVGVRFFGIGRAVLRYAERLLVHDAVFASLTRLRGLLWASLSQRALSLRRLLQGGNVLGTVIDDVDTVRGLLPRVVLPLVTAVAVAAAAVTATGLLLPAGLPAILGAAAASLVLAPAFALVADRMSAGTEQRLRAGVLRCTASALDARAELHANGVAPGILADIRAQDRAATAASQRSAWAEGLGQATTTAACGAAALATAVLAAPQVLAGSVLPATAAVVVLLQLALVEPYAAVTTAVRQNPALRAVMRRISESGVLGEDTAGNVGNDGQLAVPGRNGVAGIELAGLSAAWPGGSNVFSGLSATAEPGHWLTVTGPSGAGKSTLLSVMLGFLPAAAGRVAVSGTAAWCPQEAHLFDSTIRGNLLLGRPEVTAAGETASGQDMHEALAAVGLGPLVSRLAGGLDTRIGPSGAFLSGGERQRLAVARTLMTGAEVLLLDEPTAHLDAESARAMLADLRAGLSARTVVLVTHNPADIDPGDALLELRPGQTRGSVAVMAQELPAG; translated from the coding sequence ATGAGACCGCAGTTCCCGGCAGGGCCCGCCACCCGCCAAGCCCTCTACTGGCTCGGATTCCTCGCGGCCCTCAAGGCGCTGTCACTGGTTCTGATGGCACAGGCAGTTGCGTCAGTGTTCGCCGGCCTGATGGGCTCCGATCCCGGCTGGGGCTCAGAGCTGGGCTGGGGCTTCGCCGGTGTGGTGCTGAGATCACTGACGGTGTGGGCACAGGGCGTCGCAGCACGCAGGGCCGCTCTGGGCATCAAAGAGGAACTACGCTCGCAGCTCCTTGAGCGGGCACTCCGGAACGGAACCCGCAGTGCCGGGCCGTCCGACGGCGGTCTGGCGGTACTGGCCACCCGCGGCCTGGACGCCCTGGACAGCTACTACACGCAGTACCTTCCCGCCCTCGTGAACTGCGCTGCGATTCCCCTGCTGCTGGGTGCACGCATCCTGTTTGCCGACTGGATCAGCGCCGTGGTGATTGTGCTGACTGTTCCGCTGGTTCCGCTGTTTATGGTGCTGATCGGCCGTTACACCGAAGACCGGGTCCGGGACGCACAGACCACACTGTCCCGGCTTTCCGGACACATGCTGGAGCTCGCCAAAGGGCTGCCCGTACTGGTTGGCCTGGGCCGTGCGTCGGCGCAGCGCAAGGCGCTCGAGGACATTTCGGAGGAATACCGTTCCAAAACCATAGGAACGCTCCGGACAGCCTTCCTCTCAGCCCTGGCACTGGAACTCATCGCCACCATTTCCGTAGCAGTGGTGGCCGTTTTCATCGGCGTCCGGCTAATCCACGGGGACATGGCGCTCGAAGCCGGGCTGATGGCTCTCATTCTCGCACCGGACTGCTACCTTCCGCTCCGGGAGCTGGGAACGGCGCACCACGCCAGCGATGACGGCCGCGCGGCGCTCGCCGAGGCCACCGACGTCATTGATGCCCCCGAACCGGTGCCACTGGCCACCAACGCTGTGGACCCTGACGCTGTAGACCCCGACGGCGGCAGCGGACTTAACGGAGTAAGGGTCAGCGCGCTGACGGTCGCATACAGCGGCAGGTCCGCCGCCGCCGTCGGGCCGCTCAGTTTTACTGCGCCGCAAGGCCTCATTACCGCGTTGGACGGGGCAAGCGGTACCGGGAAGAGCACTGTTCTAGGGATACTGGCGGGGACAATAGGCCACGGCGGCGGCACAGCCATCCGCGGGGAAATTTCCGGGTTCAGCCGGGCCGGCGTCGCCTGGGTCCCGCAGCATCCGGTGATGGTGGCGCAAACGGTCATGGAGGAGGTCAAGCTGTACCTCGCCCCTGACAGCCCTGACAGGGGACATGCGGAGGTTGCCGCCATGCGCTGCCTCACCAAAGCTGCGGCCGGGCATCTGGCCGGCAAACACCCCGCCGAGCTGAGCCCGGGAGAGCTGCGGCGGGTGGCGCTGGCCCGCGGCCTGGCGAGGATCGAGGCCGGGGCAACGGTGCTGCTGCTGGATGAGCCTACCGCCCATCTGGACCGCCAATCCGCGAATCTGGTGCGCACAGCCATCCGTGGACTCCGCGGCCGGGTGACCGTGATACTGGTGGCCCATGACCGTGAAACCCGTGAGCTCGCCGACCTAATGGTCCGTGTTTCCGGCCGGACTGGTCCCGCTGTAGGAGCAAGGGGCTTCGGCCAAGCTGATCAGAACACGGCCGGCTACGATTTCGCTGATGCAGAGGGCGCGCACGCATTTTTCGCCGGTTCCGGTGCCGGCTCAGCCGCACGTTCCGCGAGTTTCGCCGCCGGCGTCCCGCCGACGGCGAGCGCCTCGACCACCGGTCTTTTGGCACGGCTGCTGGCGCCGGTGGGCGGCCGGTTCGCGGCCGCCGGGCTGGTGGGCGCCCTTGCCGCCCTGTTCGCCGTCGCACTGACCGGGCTGTCCGGCTGGCTGATCATCAGAGCCAGCGAACAGCCGCCCATCCTGTATCTGCTCACCGCGATAGTGGGTGTCAGATTCTTCGGCATCGGGCGGGCGGTCCTGAGGTACGCCGAACGGCTGCTGGTCCACGACGCAGTCTTCGCGTCCCTCACCCGGCTCCGGGGCCTGCTCTGGGCATCGCTGAGCCAGCGGGCCCTCTCGCTCCGGCGCCTCCTGCAGGGAGGCAACGTACTTGGAACGGTGATCGACGACGTCGATACGGTCCGCGGGCTGCTCCCGCGGGTGGTTCTGCCGCTTGTGACCGCCGTGGCAGTTGCGGCAGCTGCCGTCACCGCCACCGGGCTGTTGCTTCCGGCGGGCCTTCCCGCAATTCTCGGCGCCGCCGCAGCCAGCCTGGTGCTGGCTCCGGCGTTCGCCCTGGTGGCTGACCGGATGTCCGCGGGAACGGAGCAGCGCCTGCGCGCCGGCGTCCTCCGATGCACCGCATCCGCGCTGGATGCCCGGGCGGAACTCCACGCGAACGGTGTGGCTCCCGGAATCCTCGCAGACATCCGGGCGCAGGACCGCGCCGCCACTGCCGCGTCGCAGCGGTCGGCCTGGGCAGAAGGCCTCGGCCAGGCCACTACGACCGCTGCCTGCGGCGCCGCGGCACTGGCAACCGCAGTGCTGGCGGCGCCCCAGGTACTGGCCGGATCTGTGCTCCCAGCCACTGCCGCGGTTGTGGTGCTGCTGCAGCTGGCCCTCGTGGAACCCTATGCTGCCGTCACGACGGCGGTCCGCCAGAACCCGGCACTCCGCGCCGTGATGCGCCGGATCAGTGAGTCCGGAGTGCTGGGCGAGGACACCGCCGGAAACGTTGGAAACGACGGGCAGCTCGCCGTGCCTGGACGAAACGGCGTGGCGGGAATCGAGCTGGCCGGCCTGTCAGCAGCCTGGCCCGGCGGCAGCAACGTATTCTCCGGCCTGTCCGCAACGGCCGAACCCGGCCACTGGCTTACCGTCACGGGACCGTCCGGGGCAGGAAAGTCCACCCTGCTTTCGGTGATGCTGGGCTTCCTGCCGGCCGCAGCAGGCCGGGTTGCTGTCAGCGGCACAGCCGCCTGGTGTCCACAGGAGGCCCACCTCTTCGATTCCACCATCCGCGGCAACCTGTTGCTGGGACGCCCGGAGGTGACGGCCGCTGGAGAAACAGCCTCCGGCCAGGACATGCACGAGGCCCTGGCAGCCGTGGGGCTCGGGCCCCTGGTCTCGCGCCTGGCAGGCGGGCTTGACACCCGGATCGGCCCGTCAGGGGCCTTCCTCAGCGGCGGTGAGCGCCAGCGGCTGGCCGTGGCCAGAACGCTGATGACGGGTGCGGAGGTGCTTCTCCTGGACGAACCCACAGCCCACCTTGACGCCGAATCAGCGCGGGCCATGCTGGCCGATCTCCGCGCCGGACTGTCCGCACGGACCGTGGTTCTGGTCACCCACAACCCTGCTGACATTGATCCGGGTGACGCCCTTCTGGAGCTCCGGCCCGGGCAAACACGGGGTTCGGTGGCGGTGATGGCGCAGGAACTTCCTGCCGGTTAG
- a CDS encoding DinB family protein, with protein sequence MPIIPDNKDWTWVLSRQCRDCGFDASTVTPATVPGTVRNMLPRWRAVLRRADVAERPDESTWSGLEYASHVRDVFSLFDQRLNLMLTDDDAQFENWDQDKTSVEKDYANGDPAVVSAELTAEGEQAADSFAGVREADWGRKGLRSNGSEFTVLTLAQYFMHDVVHHLHDVDG encoded by the coding sequence ATGCCTATCATCCCTGATAACAAAGACTGGACCTGGGTTCTTTCCCGGCAATGCCGCGACTGCGGTTTCGATGCGTCCACGGTGACACCGGCCACGGTGCCCGGAACCGTGCGGAACATGCTACCGCGCTGGCGTGCCGTGCTTCGCCGGGCCGACGTTGCCGAACGCCCCGATGAATCCACGTGGTCAGGCCTGGAGTACGCTTCGCATGTCCGGGACGTCTTCAGCCTTTTTGACCAGCGGCTCAACCTGATGCTGACCGATGACGACGCACAGTTTGAAAACTGGGACCAGGACAAGACGTCGGTCGAGAAAGACTACGCCAACGGCGATCCCGCCGTGGTCAGCGCCGAGCTGACGGCTGAAGGCGAGCAGGCTGCGGATTCGTTCGCCGGCGTCAGGGAAGCCGACTGGGGCAGGAAAGGCCTCCGCAGCAACGGCTCGGAATTCACGGTCCTGACGCTCGCCCAATACTTTATGCACGACGTCGTCCATCACCTGCACGATGTGGATGGCTGA
- a CDS encoding DNA topoisomerase IV subunit B has protein sequence MAPSSDYTARHLSVLEGLEAVRKRPGMYIGSTDSRGLMHCLWEIIDNSVDEALAGFGHDIKIILHADNSVEIHDDGRGIPIDVEPKTGLTGVEVVFTKLHAGGKFGGGSYTASGGLHGVGASVVNALSARLDAEVDRGGKTYKMSFRRGEPGRFKDAGPKPGPDATFAPFVDGSVLDVIGKAKRGVTGTRIRYWADRQIFTPDAKFSYDELAARARQTSFLVPGLKLTVRDERRAAGTPGELAPHVEVFHHDGGISEFVEFLAVDSAVTDVWRLHGAGKFKETVPVLDDRGHSQLAEVERDCEVDVALRWGIGYDSAVRSFVNIISTPKGGTHQAGFEQALVKTFRKAVESNARKLKAGNDKIEKDDIFAGLTAVLTVRLAEPQFEGQTKEILGTSAVRAIVARVVEQEITAKLSSANRNDKAQSALLLEKIVSEMKSRISARVHKETQRRKNALETSSMPTKLADCRTDDVARSELFIVEGDSALGTAKLARSSDFQALLPIRGKILNVQKASVGDMLSNTECAALIQVVGAGSGRGFAIEAARYGKVILMTDADVDGAHIRTLLLTLFFRYMRPMVEQGRVFAAVPPLHRVEVVNAGQKANEMIYTYSEAELHTLLAKLAKDGKRYKEPIQRYKGLGEMDAEQLAETTMDPRHRTLRRVTIQSAELAEKTFDLLMGSDVAPRKDFIIAGAASLDRERIDA, from the coding sequence GTGGCACCTAGTTCTGATTACACCGCCCGGCACCTTTCCGTGCTGGAGGGCCTCGAGGCCGTGCGTAAACGGCCCGGCATGTACATCGGATCAACGGACTCCCGCGGCCTCATGCATTGCTTGTGGGAAATCATCGACAATTCGGTCGATGAAGCCCTGGCGGGCTTCGGCCACGACATCAAGATCATCCTGCACGCGGACAACTCTGTGGAGATCCACGATGATGGCCGTGGCATCCCCATTGACGTTGAACCTAAGACCGGGCTCACCGGCGTTGAGGTGGTTTTCACCAAGCTTCACGCCGGGGGCAAGTTCGGCGGCGGTTCGTACACCGCCTCCGGTGGACTTCACGGTGTGGGTGCCTCGGTTGTCAATGCCTTGTCCGCCCGGCTCGACGCTGAAGTGGACCGTGGCGGCAAGACCTACAAAATGTCCTTCCGCCGTGGCGAACCGGGACGTTTCAAGGATGCGGGCCCCAAACCCGGGCCCGACGCTACCTTCGCGCCTTTCGTGGACGGCTCTGTGCTTGATGTCATCGGCAAAGCCAAGCGCGGTGTGACAGGTACACGGATCCGCTACTGGGCGGACCGCCAGATCTTCACCCCCGACGCGAAGTTCTCCTACGATGAACTGGCCGCCCGTGCACGGCAGACCTCCTTCCTGGTCCCGGGTCTGAAACTGACGGTCCGGGATGAGCGAAGGGCTGCGGGCACACCCGGCGAGCTGGCCCCGCACGTGGAGGTCTTCCACCACGACGGCGGCATCTCCGAGTTCGTGGAATTCCTCGCCGTTGATTCGGCAGTCACAGACGTCTGGCGGCTCCACGGCGCCGGCAAGTTCAAAGAGACCGTCCCGGTGCTGGATGACAGGGGCCATAGCCAGCTCGCCGAAGTGGAGCGTGACTGCGAAGTGGATGTGGCCCTGCGCTGGGGAATCGGCTACGACTCCGCAGTCCGCAGCTTCGTCAACATCATCTCCACCCCCAAGGGCGGCACTCATCAGGCCGGTTTCGAACAGGCACTCGTCAAGACGTTCCGCAAGGCCGTTGAGTCCAATGCGCGCAAGCTCAAGGCCGGCAACGACAAAATCGAGAAGGATGACATATTCGCCGGCCTCACAGCCGTTCTGACGGTCCGGCTGGCAGAACCCCAGTTCGAAGGCCAGACCAAGGAAATTCTGGGCACCTCCGCGGTCCGGGCCATCGTCGCCCGGGTAGTGGAACAGGAAATCACTGCCAAGCTGAGTTCCGCCAACCGCAACGACAAGGCGCAGTCCGCGCTGTTGCTGGAAAAAATTGTCAGCGAGATGAAATCGCGCATCTCGGCGCGGGTCCACAAGGAAACACAGCGCCGCAAGAATGCGCTGGAAACCTCATCCATGCCCACAAAGCTGGCGGACTGCCGCACGGACGACGTCGCCCGTTCCGAGCTGTTCATCGTGGAAGGCGACTCCGCCTTGGGCACGGCAAAACTGGCACGGTCCTCCGACTTCCAGGCCCTGCTCCCTATCCGCGGCAAGATCCTGAACGTCCAGAAAGCGTCGGTGGGGGACATGCTCTCCAACACCGAATGCGCCGCGTTGATCCAGGTGGTCGGCGCCGGGTCCGGGAGGGGCTTCGCCATCGAAGCCGCCCGCTATGGCAAGGTCATCCTCATGACCGATGCCGACGTGGACGGCGCTCACATCCGCACGCTGCTGCTGACGCTGTTTTTCCGTTACATGCGGCCCATGGTGGAGCAGGGCAGGGTGTTTGCCGCCGTCCCGCCGCTGCACCGGGTAGAGGTGGTCAACGCCGGCCAGAAGGCCAACGAGATGATCTACACCTACTCGGAAGCCGAGCTCCACACACTGCTGGCAAAGCTCGCCAAGGACGGCAAGCGCTACAAGGAACCGATCCAGCGCTACAAGGGTCTGGGCGAAATGGACGCCGAGCAGCTGGCCGAAACCACCATGGATCCACGGCACCGGACGCTGCGCAGGGTCACCATCCAAAGCGCCGAACTCGCCGAAAAGACCTTTGATCTGCTGATGGGCTCTGACGTGGCGCCGCGCAAGGACTTCATTATTGCCGGTGCCGCCAGCCTGGACCGGGAGCGCATCGACGCCTGA